Below is a genomic region from Telmatobacter sp. DSM 110680.
CCTCGCTGGCCGAATTCGGCCATGAGCAAAAGAACCCTGGCGAGACGCCTTTCGCAGTCGTTGAAAAGCTGATCGACCAGATCGGCCTGAATGCGCATGCTGCGCTCCAAAAGAAACTTCATGAAGAGTTCAACGAACTCATTCTCTTCGTGCATAACCCTGATCATCTCTTCTCGGGTGATTTTGAGAGCGGTACAGGCGGTGATGGCCGTAGCGGAGGCCAGGCGGAGCCCAGGCATCGCGGCAAGCGCTTCTTCACCCACAAAGGCGGGTGGGGTTAGGAGCGCAATGGTTGCTTCTCTACCGATTCTGGAAACGACAGTGACTTTTGCGCGGCCTTCTTGAAGATAGAAAACAGAATCGGCGGGGTCACCCTGAGAAAAGAAGAACTCCTTTGGTTGCAGTCGAACTACTCTTCGACCAAGACCTGCGCTGGCCAGAAAAGCCGCTGAATCGAATACATGGGGAGCAGAAAGAGTCATCTTTGCCACCTTTCGGCGCTGCTACTTTGCACGCAGATCGCACAGGCAAGGAACCCGAGGCTCGACTCAACTGCTGCCAATGCCCCATTCCGAGAATGGCAGGAGTGAACTGCAGATGATTATAGACCTTATGTCGGACAGCAGACAAAGAACCGCTCTGCTTTCTTTCGATGTAACCTTGTCGTGATCGCGGCTGGCGGCGGATTCTTCCGAATAGTGTTAGCTCGGCACGCCGCAGGATTGACTGGCGTAATCAATAAAGACCGTATCGCACACATGATCTTGCTCATGTTGCGCGAGATCGGTTTCATTCTGGACCGAGGCAACTGTTGCATAGCACGAGATGCAAACTGAATCGTGCGAACCATCCCTATTGTGCCTGTGAGGAAAACGGCAGGTCAGTTGCGAATCCATCATGCGCTCCATTCAACATTCAGACTTGAGAGCTGGTTGCTGCATGAGACTCAGCCGAGGCCACTGATCTGGTTCGAATAGGCCGATCTGCATTTTCATTCAGGCTTTCCGCAGAAATGGAAAACGATCGCTGGGACCAAGGTAGCCACCAGTCATTTCTGTAGAGTGAGGGATGTCTCTCGGGTGTTTCCGGCGGAGGTGGCCTTAATCCTTCCTCCGCTTCGAGTTCAACAATGCGGCAACGAAGGTAAGCTTTGAGGTTTTCGATCGAAACGGGGTCCTGGTTAGGATAGGAAGTTCCTTCAACTTTTTGGAGAAGCTGGCAAATCACCTCTAGAAGGCTCGGCGACGATGGGGAGTTCATCTTGCTCGTCTTTCTATCCCGGGGGCGTGACGAAAACTCGAACTCGTCAGAGTTATCACTCTTTGTCTCCTTTGAGACTCAACGTTGGGGGGAAAGAAATAATGTAGCGGTTGCTCAATGAGCGACGCTGGTCGATTTTGAACACTGTTCAACTTTTCCTGCGAGATCAGCTAGATGCCCTGCTGTGGTCGGGCCCTTCGCAAGCTTTCAAGTTCGGTCGTGTGGTGACCCAACCGGAACGTGTCCAGCAGTTCGCAGAAAGACACCGTCGACTCCCCCAGAAACTTCGAAGTCAGCGGGATCATGAAATGCTTCTGGCGAAATCGATGCGTTTCGCCGTCCCCTCATACCCCCGTACTTTCGCGACTGCCGCTTTGGCTATCCGTCTTCTGCTTTTGCATTCTGCGCAAACGAAGGACGCCACAGACGGGACGATGTCCCGGCCAACGGATAAGTGGCTGCTTTGCCGCGCAGACAGCGAAATTCAAATGACGCGGGCCATGAGCGAACTGCAAATAGGCTCCATATGCGGCTACGCTGTGGCTGAAGCAGATCGACAGCCGGGCCGAGTCCCTCCGAAGCAGCCAAGACAAAGGGATGTTCGAAACGAGCCTAAATCCTGAATCTGTATAAAAGTGAACAGAAAAGGCTGTTGATCTGCAGACATACTTAGAACCTATTCCTCCATGCAGAGCTTCAGGAAACCTGCGTTAGCAGTAGCGACAGACGATGCCGGAGAGCGGCACTTCGAACATAACGCGAAGGACAGCCGGATATCCGGTAAATCCTTGATTCTCGCGACAGGAGTTTACCGTGGATTCGAAATCTACGCACACCGTGAGCACCGCGGAATCCGGTAACGGAAGTAGAGTATCGCCGGTTGCCACGACGGCTAAGCCGGCAGGACTGCTTGCAACAGGCATAGTTGGCCTAGACGATATCCTTGGCGGAGGTTTGGCCCGCAATCACCTTTACCTGATTGAAGGCGACCCGGGTACGGGAAAAACCACCATCGCGATGCAATTCCTCATGGAAGGTGCCGCTCGTGGTCAAAAGGCTCTCTATGTCACTCTTTCTGAATCGAAGACCGAACTCTTGGAAATCGCCGAAGCTCACGGCTGGATGATTGATGGAATTGAAATATTCGAGTTGGGTCCGGATGAGAGACACCTGAAACCCGAAGCTCAATACACGGTTTTCAATCCAGCTGAAATCGAGTTGGCGGACACTACCAACGCGATGTTGTCCGAGGTCGAGAGAATTCAACCAGAACGCATAATAATTGATTCTCTCTCTGAGTTGCGTCTATTGGCCCGAGACTCTCTGCGTTATCGCAGGCAAATTCTCGGACTTAAGCAATACTTTTCTGGTCGCAACTGCACGGTGCTATTGCTGGACGATCGCACTGCCGAACGTCACGATCTGCAACTCCAGAGCATCGCCCACGGCGTGATCATGATGGAAAGCGTGGAGCGCGAGTACGGCATCAAGAGACGCCGACTCGAAGTGAAGAAACTGCGTGGGTCACGTTTCCGCGAGGGCTTTCATGACTACTGCATCAGGCGGGGGGGCGTGGAAGTTTATCCGCGCCTCGTGGCATCTGAGCACCTTCTGGCTCTCGAGCCGACGAAGCTGAAGAGTGGCATCGCGGCACTTGATACATTGCTCGGGGGAGGCATTGATAGCGGCACGAGCACCCTTTTGCTTGGGCCCGCCGGTTGCGGAAAGTCCACCATTGCGGCTCTCTACGCGGTGTCTGAGGTGGAACGCGGCGGGAGCGCGGCACTTTTCGCCTTCGATGAATCACTCGCGACTCTGTTGATTCGGGGAAAAGGTCTGGGGCTGGATATCAAGAAGCATGTCGACTCTGGCAAATTCTCTCTCCGCCAGGTGGATGCCGCGGAGCTCTCGCCTGGTCAATTCATTCATGAGGTCCGCCAACTGGTGGAAAAGAACGATCTGAAGCTGTTGATCATTGATAGTCTAAATGGCTTTCTGAATGCGATGCCCGACGAGAAGTTCCTGGCGATGCAACTCCACGAACTACTGGCGTATTTGAGCCAGAAGGGAGTTGCAACGCTGATGACCGTTGCCCAGCATGGGTTTGTGGGGGCGAACATCGATACGCCTGTTGATGTTAGCTATTTGGCGGACACTGTGCTGCTGTTTCGATACTTCGAGGTGGCGGGCGAGGTGCGGCAAGCGCTTTCTGTAATCAAAAAACGCAGCGGCGAGCATGAACGTACAATTCGTGAATTGGTGATGAAGAACGGGGCAATTGGAGTAGGGAATATATTGACGGAATTCGAAGGCGTGTTGACCGGTGCTCCCACTTATCGCGGCGGAACGGACAACCTGCGGTTGACTAGATTGCATGAAAATCCGGGTGCAACAACGTGACCGGTCGGGAAAATGAACTCCGCGTCCTCGTAGTTGCTCCTACGGGGAGAGATGGTGTTCTGATATGCAATCTCCTTGCAAGTAAGGGCATTCCCTGCGTCTCGCTGGCAACGGCGGAAATGGCTCTAGTCGAATTTGGCTCAGGCGCCGGTGCATTGATTCTGGCAGAAGAAACCCTCACCCTGCCCGCAATCTGCCTTTGGGCGACACGAATTACTGAACAACCTTCGTGGTCCGATTTTCCCCTGATCCTCCTTACATCGGGCGGGGAAGTCGATGAAGAGAGTCGCCGGAGAATGCGCGTTCGAGAACCTCTTGGAAACGTGGTGTTATTAGAGCGACCCGTTCGACCTGAGACATTCATCAGCACTGTCCAGGCGGCATTGCGCAGCCGTGGCCGCCAATATCAGATGAGAGAACAGATAGCCAAAAATCATGCCGCAGAAGAATCAATCCGGAGATCGGAGAAACTGGCCGTTGCCGGGCGTCTCGCTGCAAGCATTTCACATGAAATCAATAATCCACTCGCATCTGTGACAAATCTGCTCTACCTGATTGGCACCTCCTGTTCGCTGGAAGAGGCGAAGCAGCACAGAGTGAGTGCGGCAAACGAGTTGGCGCGAATATCCGAAATCGTGACACAAACCCTTAGGTTCTACCGCGAACCGAGCAAACCGTCCTTGGTGCGACTCTCAGAAATCGTGGATTCCGCTCTCATCCTCTACAGGGCCAAATTAGCGTGGGCCGATATCTTGATTGAAAGGGACTTCCGAGAGTGTTCGCCGATTGTTGCGAGGGCAGGCGAACTTCGCCAGGTGATTTTAAACCTGATCGGAAATGCACTCGACGCTTCAGATCGAGGAGGGAGACTCAAGATCCGAGTCTCCAACACACACGAACGCAGGAATGGGGCGCGTGCCGGCGTTCGATTGACCGTGGCAGACACCGGATCTGGAGTGTGCCCTGAGATCATGAAGACGCTCTTTGAGCCGTTTGTCAGCACAAAGGACGACACCGGGACAGGGCTCGGCCTCTGGATAAGTTCTGAAATTGTCCAAAGACACAGCGGAAAGATTCAGATGAGAAGCAGTGCAATTCCTCAATCTTCCTGGACAGTTTTCTCCATCTTTCTGCCACTGAACCAAACCGGCGGCAATCACACACTTACAGAGGTATCCACGATTCTGGACGGGAAAAGTCAGGAATCTCATTCCGACTCACCACCTGCAATGCCTTTGCCGATGCAGCGCGAGATGGTGACGTAGACAGCTACGGAACTCCCACGGCACGGCGATCTAGTTAAGCGTATGCTTGGAGGTAGTTTTCATTCCTCCTCTCGCCTTTTGCATTCCAGGCTTCGCTCCAGACGAGTGTCTTCCAAGCAAGCAACCGAACGACTGGAGCTGCCATGAGTCTCATCAAAAAGGCGGATGTGAAGAATCATTTATCTACTCGCCACCGGACTGAGATACATCTATATCGACCTGAAGATGAGCCAAAGGCAGCAAGTGTTGTAGATGAGAAAACTGCGGACACGGCTGTTGATAACAGTGCTTCTGTTAAAGATCCCCTCGATCCACCTGCTCCAGGCACCCTGGAAACAGCTTCGTTACGTCCCGGTCTCGCTGTTGTCTCAACCGAATCAAGAAGCGCGAAAGAGTGACAAAGCATTCTGTCTTCCTGCGCAACGGCTGCATTCTGCCGGATGAAGTTGACCCACAGAGAGTACCTTTCGGGGATAACTGGACACAGATTGAAAGGATCGAAGCGCCTGCCTTCGATGCGATGATCCGGCGCGCGCGTTGGCATTTCATATGGGTGCAGGGAGCATGTTCCCGAAGCGGATTCGGATCAACAGAAGACAGCGCCACTCGTCGAGCCCTGGCTCGTGCACTAAAAGGAGTTGCGCAGCGCTTCAACGCAGCCGAGTTTGATTCTGTCAGGATCACTCATTATCCAGGCTTTTACCTCGCCAATGTGACTATGCAATCCCGAAAGATTCAGCGAAACACACCACTGGACACTTCAGAAGAAGGTCCTTCGCGGGCGATTCTCACACAATAAGTCGATCGAGCGGCTGAATCGAACAATGATTGCCAAGGGCGATGTTTTCCGTGGAATCCGTGCGATTCGTCATTCCATCTCAAATCAAATCGAAAGCAGGGATCATGTCCCTTCCAGAAACACCAAACAATCTAAATCAAGTCGATCAAGCTTTTCCGGCGACTTCACAAGCAGTCGAAATGAAAGCGTGTACTACCCTTGCCTCTGCCTACCCGTATTGCCTTTGTGGGAAATTACTTGCCGCGCGAATGTGGCATCGCAACGTTCACCACCGATCTCTGTACAGCCCTGGCAACCGAATTTGGTGAAGGCCGCCTGTTTGCAATTCCGGTCAACGATCCTGACTCGAGCTATGAATACCCTGAGCAGGTTCGCCTCGAACTTGACCAGGAGGATCTCGCGACGTACGAACGGGCTGCGGAATTCCTGAACTTCAATGGCAACGACATTGTTTGCCTGCAGCATGAATATGGCATCTTTGGAGGTGCCGCCGGCCGATATATCCTCGTGCTTCTTCGCAAGTTGAAGATGCCGTTGGTTACAACACTGCACACCGTTCTCCGGGAACCCGATGCAAATCAACGCATTGTCCTCGAAGAAATCGCCCAATTGTCAGATCGCCTGGTGGTGATGAGCGAACTGGCTGCACAACTTCTTCGCGAAGTCTACGCAGTCCCAAGCGGAAAGATCGATGTAATTCCACACGGCGTTCCCGACCTGCCGTTTATGGACCCTAATTACTTCAAGGACAAGTTTGGTACCGAAGGCAAGTCAGTCTTGCTCACGTTCGGACTTCTATCTCCAAACAAAGGAATTGAAAATGTCATTCGGGCGTTGCCTTCAATTCTGGAGCGCCATCCCAACGTCGTTTACATCGTGTCGGGTGTTACGCATCCTCATATTCGGCGACGCGAGGGCGAACGGTACCGTGAAAGCTTACAGGCGCTGGCCGAACAGCTTGGCGTAAGCGATCACCTGATACTCAACAATCGTTTCGTGAGCGCAGAAGAGCTCGTGGAGCACGTAGGTGCCGCAGACATCTACATCACTCCCTACAGGCAAGAGGCGCAGGTTGTATCTGGAACGCTGGCCATCGCACTCGGAGCTGGTAAAGCAATCGTGTCTACGCCTTACTGGCATGCAAAGGAACTGCTAGCGGATAAGAGAGGCGTCCTGGTTCCATTTGAAGCTCCGAACGCCATCGCTGAAGCAGTGATCGCACTGCTCGAGAACGATGCAGAACGCCACGCGATGCGTAAGCGAGCCTATCTTTACTCCCGTGGAACGACGTGGCCCAAGACGGCAAAGGCGTATATGGCTAGTTTTCAGCGGGCGCGGTTTGAGCGCTCTTTGCAGCCGAAAGCTACGAACCCCGACGATCTTGCTATTATTCCGACCGCATCTTTGGGACACCTGCCCGTTCTGCGCAGCGAACATATTGTGGCAATGACAGACGATACCGGGATGTTGCAGCATTCAATCTTCTCTGTGCCGAATGCACGCGAGGGTTACACAACAGATGACAACGCACGTGCGCTCATTGTGTCCACTCGTCTGGCCTGTGGCGCGATGGATGGCGGCCCTATCAAATATGCGAGTCTTTCTCGCCGTTATCTTTCGTTTCTCTGGCTGGCATTCAATTCTGATACTGGGCGCTTCAGGAACTTCATGGGCTACGACCGCAAATGGCTTGAAACGGTTGGTTCAGAAGATAGTCATGGACGCGCTCTATGGGCTCTGGGAACTGTTCTTGGCCAGTCGCAGGATGCTGGACTGCGCGGAGCCGCAGGAAGACTCTTTGAGGGTGCCGTACCTGCGGCCCTGAAGTTCACCAGCCCTCGCGCATGGGCTTTCAGCGTGCTTGGAATTCAGGCTTATCTCGGTCGGTTTCCCGGCGACAGAGCAATGCAAGGCGTTCGCAACGAGCTCGCCAATCGCCTGCTGAATATCTACGAGCGCAGCAGCAACGGCACCTGGCACTGGTTTGAGAAGAGTCTTTCCTATTCGAATGCACGTTTGCCCCAAGCACTGATTCTTGCCGGATGGTGCAGCAATAACAAAAGAATGGTTGAGGCGGGAATCGAAGCGCTTGAGTGGCTGGCAGCCGTGCAGCATCGCGGAGATCCTGAAATCTTTGTACCCATTGGCTCCAACGGATTTTACGTCGAGGGCGAAGACAAGTCTCGCTTTGACCAGCAACCAGTCGAAGCCTGTGCAATGATCTCCGCCTGTCTCGAAGCCTACAGGCTTACGCATGAGGAACAGTGGCGCACCGAAGCCGGGCGAGTCTTCGGTTGGTTCCTCGGTAAAAACGATCTGCAGGTTCCGCTCTACGACCCCACCACGGGCGGATGCAGAGACGGACTTCATCCAGATCGCGTCAATGAAAACCAGGGTGCCGAATCGACGCTCTCATTTCTGATGGCCCTGCTCGACATGCAGGCATCGACCGGAACAAGCGCAGAAGAAACGTATCGCGAAATGAGTGCCTCCTGTTGAATCCGATAATCGCCCCGAGCCCCCTCAATGGTTCTTTTGAAGCTACCGAACAGAATGCATGTTCCGAGATCCCTCTGTTCACGCGCTATAGCTTGAATCCTATTCTCAACAGGGATAACTGGCCGTATCCGATTAACAGCGTATTCAACGCGGGTGCCGTCAGACTCGCCGACGGAGAAACACTCCTCTTGTGTCGCGTGGAGGATCGCCGCGGCCTTTCTCATCTTTGTGCCGCACGTTCCGCAAATGGTATCGACGGATGGCACGTCGATCAGGAGCCTACACTGGCTGCGAATCCGCACGAATACCCGGAGGAAATCTGGGGCATCGAAGATCCTCGTATCACCTACGTTCCCGAGCTTGAACAGTACGCAGTCGCCTACACATCATTTTCGCGTGGAGGTCCCGGCGTTTCGCTAGCACTTACAAGGGACTTCAGGAGCTTTGAGCGATTCGGCGTCATCATGCCGCCTGAAGACAAGGACGCCGCGCTGCTTCCACGGAGGATCAACGGTCATTGGGCAATGATCCACAGACCTGTCACGACCCTCGGAGCGCACATGTGGATTTCCTACTCACCGGATTTACGGCATTGGGGCAGCCACAAGATCATCCTTGAAGCTCGCCGTGGCGGATGGTGGGATGCAAACAAGATCGGGTTATGTTCCCCGCCGATTGAAACGGCGAAGGGCTGGCTCACGATTTATCACGGTGTTCGGAATACCGCTTCAGGAAGCATTTATCGTCTGGGCCTCGCGCTATTTGATCTCGACAGACCCGACGTCTGCCTGGAGCGAGGCGACTCCTGGATGTTCGGCCCTGAAGCTCCCTATGAACGCAGCGGTGATGTGAGCGATGTAGTCTTTCCCTGTGGACAAACGATCGGTGCCGATGGAGACACAATCAATCTTTATTACGGTGCGGCGGATTCCTGCATGGCAATGGCGACAGGGAGCATACGCGCTCTCCTCGCGTGGCTCCAAAAGCACCCCAGTGCGGACCAATTAGCTGGTCGCTAAAAGGGTGACTACTCATGCGAAAGGAAGAGTGGGAATATGGATGTGAAAAGTAGGCACTGGCCCAACTGGGCAATGCAGGTGCTTTGGATACGATGCAAATGTCCGCGCTGTAACTCGATCCAATTCAAGCAAGCGGAGTTGCGTCCGTTCGATAAATTGCTTTGCTTCTTACCATTTCACGCGGTGCGATGCATGTTCTGCTGGCGCCGCTACTACTGGGTTACCTTTCGAGCGGCGCCTGTGGGATAAGTCGCGGATTGCCGAACCACGTTTGGACAGCGGCATTTGTGCAAGGGTAAAGTTCAGCCTATTCGACTTCTTCGCGGAGTGGCTAAGCGCATTGCTCCGCGTTCCATGCATGGCATCACTATGCGGTGGTGCAGCATGCGTGCCATGCAGCTCGCGTATCTCCACCCTTCTCGTCCGCAGGCTAATCGTCTACAGACTCCACGGCAATTCACGATGTGAGCATTAATACACAGACTCAGCATTGCCTCGCATGGAAGTCTTGTGAACGGCGTGTAACGCGTCGCCTTTTGGTCCACGCAGCCCGAGTTGGTTTCGCGCAGATTGGGTAATCGAAGGATGAATTGGCAAGAGGATCTGTATGCGCACCATCCGCATTTTGCTGGCATTTCTTGCATTGGCCATACCGGCCACTTTATTTGGACAGCTTAGAGTATCAATTTCCATCGGTCCGCCTGCATTGCCTGTATACGAACAGCCAATTTGCCCCGGAGATGGGTATCTGTGGACCCCCGGCTACTGGGCCTACGACGACAGCGTTTCCGATTACTACTGGGTCGACGGCGAATGGGTAATGGCTCCGGAAGAAGGCTTCCTGTGGACACCCGGTTATTGGGGATGGGGAGACGGTGGATATCGCTTCAACGAAGGCTACTGGGGACCAGAAGTCGGATTCTACGGCGGCATCAACTACGGCTACGGCTACTCGGGCAATGGCTACGAAGGCGGCCGCTGGGACAATGGGCACTTCTTCTATAACCGCTCTGAGAACAACGTGGATGTCTCGCGAAACCGCAACGTTTACGACGCGCCAGTCAGCAACCGCAACGAGAGCAGGATTAGTTTCAACGGTGGAAGCGGGGGCATTGACGTCCGCGCCACCAGTCAACAAGAGGCAGTCTCGAGGCAACGACATGTTGCGCCTGTCTCTGCCCAAACACAACATGCGCAGACCGCACGCGCCAATCCGGGACTCCGCGCTGCTTCAAATCATGGCAAGCCGCCGATCGCAGCAGCCACAAGGCCGGAAGCAGTCAATGAGCGGCAGGGTATCCAACCCGTGGCAAAGCCATCTGACAACGCTCAGTCAAGAACGGCCTATCATCCGAACGACCTCGCACCAATCGCGCGTCCAGCGCCAGTCAACTCTGGCAACGCCAAGGCGGACCAGAAATATGAGAAGCAGCAGGACGCACTGATCAATAAGCAGACCCAGGAACGCCAGAATCTCCAAGCCAAGCAAGACAGCGAGCATCAGCGCATGTCGCAGCAGAAGCCCAGCGATTCCCGGACTCAGCAAGTCGAGCAGAAGCACCAGCAACAGACACAACAGTTGTCTAACAAGCATGCTGCTCAGCAGCAGAATCTGCAGGCTCGGCAGCCTCAGACGAGACAAGACAATCAGAAGAATTAGGATCGCCCCGACAATAGAAACTGAATTTTTGCTGATTCAATCGCGGCTGGTTATAACCTACCCAGCCGCGAACTTTTCTCGAAACACTGACGCTGCTCCAACTCGGATCTAGTCTCGGGCATCCTGGAACGATGCATGATTAAATTTAAACCAACCCGATTTACCGAAGGCGATCAACCCAGTTTCAGTTTTGGTTTCTGCGAGTTGTGATCAGGTAATTGATCGAGCAGCACCACGTTGAGGAGCGACTTGTGCACTTGGATGCGACCGTTGTAGTCAATCAAACCGAGTTTGCGGAAACGATTCATAAAAAAGCTGACGCGAGATCGAGTGGTGCCGATCATGTCGGCCAGAGTCTCTTGGGTAATCGGGGGAATAAATTGTTCCGGTTCGCCGGGCTTGCCAAATTCCGCCATCAGCAAAAGAATCCTGGCCAGCCGTTTTTCGCTGGAGTTGAAGAGTTGATCGACAAGGTCGGCTTGGGTCCGCATACTGCGCGCGAGGAGAAACTTCAAGAAGATGTCCGCGAACGCAGGCTCATCGTGCATAACGCGCACCATTTCAGCTCTCCCGATTCTGAGCGCCGAGCACGCATTAACAGCGGTTGCTGTGGCCAAACGCAACCCCATGATTGCCGCTAACGATTCTTCTCCAACAAACTCCCCTGCCGATAGAAGTGTGATTGTGGCTTCTTTGCCGCCCTGAGACAAGACGGTCAATCGTGCCCTTCCTCGTTGCAAGTAAAAAACTGCGTCAGCCTTGTCCCCTTGGCAAAAAAAGGTCTGATTAGGTTTCAATTCGATGACTGTTCTTCCCAATCCGGCGTTCGCAAGAAAGGCGGCATGGTCAAACGGAGCGTCACTAATTGTGGCTATTGGCATAAGGTGTCCTTGCCGGGTATCTATGCTGAGAGCAAGTGGATGATTTTCCTGATACTGGGACAGGTTCCGGTCGTAGAAGGATCTTTGACAAGAAGCGGGTCATGAAGCCCCGACCGCGACGGATTCTCCACGGTGCAAGCAGAATTCTTCAGATGCTTCAGCCCTGTCAATCATCACCGTTCTAAATCGCGGTTGTCTGGTCAATATCGCTCACAAGGCAAGATGGCTGAAACTCCGCGCCTATTCGTCAATGTGCGGCCCGAGCCTGCGCCAAAGTAGCCACAGGAGACTTCAGATCGAGCAATGCCAACGCATAACCGGCGTTTGCCAAGACCTCGGCTGTCCGCCCGACCGATCCCTTGTGCCGCACCCGTAACAATGGCAACCTTCATCCTCCTAAGGTAATTTAGGCAGCTGAACCCTTTGTTTCTCAGCCGTCGGATAAATTCTGGTGCCCGGGAAGATCGCCTTCTCGGGTGCTAGAGGCGTGGACCTCGTTAACATGAACTTCTCCGCTACGATTCTGACGTCTTGTGACCGTGTGGCTCAGGGTGTAATCGATTTCCATCCCTGCGTTTCAGCCATAAGTGGCCGCAGTGAATGATGCGCAGAGGCGTGACAAAAAGTCCCAAATGGGATTTGAGCCATGAGGGGAACGACCACGCAGGCCAAAGCAAGCTCAGCGTGTGAGTTTGGGTGGCGTTTCGGCCCGCAATAGGAAGTCGGCGGTGTGGCACATTCATCCGCTCTAGCTTGCTATGGTTGCTAATGTTTTTGGCCTGAATCGGTTCTATAAAGGGACATTCAGGTGAACCAAGTGGCAGAAGTAAAATCCAGTAAACTGCTTATTTAGGTTGATTTACGTGAGAAATCAATAAGATTGGAATTGCTATGGTGCCGAAGAAGGGACTCGAACCCCCACACCCTTGCGAGTACGTGGACCTGAACCACGCGCGTCTGCCAATTCCGCCACTTCGGCACGAGACACGAACCCAGCAGTTTTCACTGGATCGGCAGCATCTCTGAGTCTCGCAAAAGCGGCCAATCGTGTCAAATTTCCGAAATCTTCCAGGCTTGCAAGTCACTTCTTCTTCAGGGCTTCCAACTCATCAAGCGTTCGTGGCCAGTCCGCACCCAATAGCCGTGACAGGCTGCGATCCGCCAGCACTTTTCCGCCGGTCTGACAACGGGCGCAGTAATTCGTTTCGTTGTCCGCGTAGCGA
It encodes:
- a CDS encoding glycosidase, which produces MNPIIAPSPLNGSFEATEQNACSEIPLFTRYSLNPILNRDNWPYPINSVFNAGAVRLADGETLLLCRVEDRRGLSHLCAARSANGIDGWHVDQEPTLAANPHEYPEEIWGIEDPRITYVPELEQYAVAYTSFSRGGPGVSLALTRDFRSFERFGVIMPPEDKDAALLPRRINGHWAMIHRPVTTLGAHMWISYSPDLRHWGSHKIILEARRGGWWDANKIGLCSPPIETAKGWLTIYHGVRNTASGSIYRLGLALFDLDRPDVCLERGDSWMFGPEAPYERSGDVSDVVFPCGQTIGADGDTINLYYGAADSCMAMATGSIRALLAWLQKHPSADQLAGR
- a CDS encoding glycosyltransferase family 4 protein, which gives rise to MPRECGIATFTTDLCTALATEFGEGRLFAIPVNDPDSSYEYPEQVRLELDQEDLATYERAAEFLNFNGNDIVCLQHEYGIFGGAAGRYILVLLRKLKMPLVTTLHTVLREPDANQRIVLEEIAQLSDRLVVMSELAAQLLREVYAVPSGKIDVIPHGVPDLPFMDPNYFKDKFGTEGKSVLLTFGLLSPNKGIENVIRALPSILERHPNVVYIVSGVTHPHIRRREGERYRESLQALAEQLGVSDHLILNNRFVSAEELVEHVGAADIYITPYRQEAQVVSGTLAIALGAGKAIVSTPYWHAKELLADKRGVLVPFEAPNAIAEAVIALLENDAERHAMRKRAYLYSRGTTWPKTAKAYMASFQRARFERSLQPKATNPDDLAIIPTASLGHLPVLRSEHIVAMTDDTGMLQHSIFSVPNAREGYTTDDNARALIVSTRLACGAMDGGPIKYASLSRRYLSFLWLAFNSDTGRFRNFMGYDRKWLETVGSEDSHGRALWALGTVLGQSQDAGLRGAAGRLFEGAVPAALKFTSPRAWAFSVLGIQAYLGRFPGDRAMQGVRNELANRLLNIYERSSNGTWHWFEKSLSYSNARLPQALILAGWCSNNKRMVEAGIEALEWLAAVQHRGDPEIFVPIGSNGFYVEGEDKSRFDQQPVEACAMISACLEAYRLTHEEQWRTEAGRVFGWFLGKNDLQVPLYDPTTGGCRDGLHPDRVNENQGAESTLSFLMALLDMQASTGTSAEETYREMSASC
- a CDS encoding ATP-binding protein; protein product: MTGRENELRVLVVAPTGRDGVLICNLLASKGIPCVSLATAEMALVEFGSGAGALILAEETLTLPAICLWATRITEQPSWSDFPLILLTSGGEVDEESRRRMRVREPLGNVVLLERPVRPETFISTVQAALRSRGRQYQMREQIAKNHAAEESIRRSEKLAVAGRLAASISHEINNPLASVTNLLYLIGTSCSLEEAKQHRVSAANELARISEIVTQTLRFYREPSKPSLVRLSEIVDSALILYRAKLAWADILIERDFRECSPIVARAGELRQVILNLIGNALDASDRGGRLKIRVSNTHERRNGARAGVRLTVADTGSGVCPEIMKTLFEPFVSTKDDTGTGLGLWISSEIVQRHSGKIQMRSSAIPQSSWTVFSIFLPLNQTGGNHTLTEVSTILDGKSQESHSDSPPAMPLPMQREMVT
- a CDS encoding ATPase domain-containing protein, with the translated sequence MDSKSTHTVSTAESGNGSRVSPVATTAKPAGLLATGIVGLDDILGGGLARNHLYLIEGDPGTGKTTIAMQFLMEGAARGQKALYVTLSESKTELLEIAEAHGWMIDGIEIFELGPDERHLKPEAQYTVFNPAEIELADTTNAMLSEVERIQPERIIIDSLSELRLLARDSLRYRRQILGLKQYFSGRNCTVLLLDDRTAERHDLQLQSIAHGVIMMESVEREYGIKRRRLEVKKLRGSRFREGFHDYCIRRGGVEVYPRLVASEHLLALEPTKLKSGIAALDTLLGGGIDSGTSTLLLGPAGCGKSTIAALYAVSEVERGGSAALFAFDESLATLLIRGKGLGLDIKKHVDSGKFSLRQVDAAELSPGQFIHEVRQLVEKNDLKLLIIDSLNGFLNAMPDEKFLAMQLHELLAYLSQKGVATLMTVAQHGFVGANIDTPVDVSYLADTVLLFRYFEVAGEVRQALSVIKKRSGEHERTIRELVMKNGAIGVGNILTEFEGVLTGAPTYRGGTDNLRLTRLHENPGATT
- a CDS encoding Crp/Fnr family transcriptional regulator, with the protein product MTLSAPHVFDSAAFLASAGLGRRVVRLQPKEFFFSQGDPADSVFYLQEGRAKVTVVSRIGREATIALLTPPAFVGEEALAAMPGLRLASATAITACTALKITREEMIRVMHEENEFVELFMKFLLERSMRIQADLVDQLFNDCERRLARVLLLMAEFGQRGEPEALIPKISQETLAEMIGTTRSRVSFFMNRFRRLGFIEYKERIRVHKSLLNVILHDQNLAG
- a CDS encoding YXWGXW repeat-containing protein, yielding MRTIRILLAFLALAIPATLFGQLRVSISIGPPALPVYEQPICPGDGYLWTPGYWAYDDSVSDYYWVDGEWVMAPEEGFLWTPGYWGWGDGGYRFNEGYWGPEVGFYGGINYGYGYSGNGYEGGRWDNGHFFYNRSENNVDVSRNRNVYDAPVSNRNESRISFNGGSGGIDVRATSQQEAVSRQRHVAPVSAQTQHAQTARANPGLRAASNHGKPPIAAATRPEAVNERQGIQPVAKPSDNAQSRTAYHPNDLAPIARPAPVNSGNAKADQKYEKQQDALINKQTQERQNLQAKQDSEHQRMSQQKPSDSRTQQVEQKHQQQTQQLSNKHAAQQQNLQARQPQTRQDNQKN